The following proteins are encoded in a genomic region of Pseudomonadota bacterium:
- a CDS encoding protein phosphatase 2C domain-containing protein: MRKTNQDAFLCDDDIGLYVVADGMGGHAAGEIAAQESVQAIHDMIVRGRDVVRDFLSAPATRESTRTICRLLESAVQSATYMVFGLAEQKPGCEGMGTTVSAILLSGAYGITAQVGDTRIYCIRGDDVIQLTEDHTLVNWQIREGMLTPEEGARSPHRNVITRAVGNHDYVQVDTQVVSVRPGDKFLICSDGLHGYVKRGEIGAILAGELPAACDTLLNLANQRGGRDNITAVAIEVLG; encoded by the coding sequence GTGCGGAAGACCAACCAGGACGCCTTCCTGTGCGACGACGACATCGGGCTCTACGTCGTGGCGGACGGCATGGGCGGGCACGCGGCGGGCGAGATCGCCGCGCAGGAGTCGGTCCAGGCGATCCACGACATGATCGTGCGGGGCCGCGACGTCGTCCGCGACTTCCTGAGCGCGCCGGCGACGCGCGAGTCCACGCGGACCATCTGCCGCCTGCTCGAGAGCGCGGTCCAGTCGGCCACGTACATGGTGTTCGGCCTCGCCGAGCAGAAGCCGGGGTGCGAGGGCATGGGCACGACGGTCTCGGCGATCCTCCTGTCCGGCGCGTACGGGATCACCGCCCAGGTCGGCGACACGCGCATCTACTGCATCCGCGGCGACGACGTCATCCAGCTCACCGAGGACCACACCTTGGTCAACTGGCAGATCCGCGAGGGGATGCTCACACCGGAAGAGGGGGCGCGCTCACCGCACCGCAACGTCATCACGCGCGCGGTCGGGAACCACGACTACGTGCAGGTGGACACGCAGGTCGTCTCGGTGCGCCCGGGCGACAAGTTCCTCATCTGCTCGGACGGGCTGCACGGCTACGTCAAGCGCGGCGAGATCGGCGCGATCCTGGCGGGCGAGCTCCCGGCGGCGTGCGACACGCTCTTGAACCTCGCGAACCAGCGCGGCGGCCGCGACAACATCACCGCGGTCGCGATCGAGGTGCTGGGCTGA
- a CDS encoding 23S rRNA (adenine(2503)-C(2))-methyltransferase RlmN: MSTAAQLPEVVKIRRDDGVVKLALGLRDGAVVECALIPGSARDGASRLTLCVSTQVGCRMGCRYCATGAMGFVRDLSPLEIAGQAALAERLFRRPDNLVFMGMGEPLDNLEAWHEAVRRLIDSRRVGDRPPLAYSTHQMTVSTCGHVAGLEQLARRGAYRMGVAVSVNAPNDAIRSRLMPVNRRWPMAELRAALLAFPLRNRVFLAEYVLLRGINDAQEHAQELAEWLSPFRALVNVIAYNPAPRAASLGLERPHWRAARRFARWLVEAGAAASVRESKGRRIGAACGQLASGK; encoded by the coding sequence ATGTCGACGGCGGCGCAGCTCCCGGAGGTGGTGAAGATCCGGCGCGACGACGGGGTCGTCAAGCTCGCGCTCGGGCTGCGCGACGGCGCGGTCGTCGAGTGCGCGCTCATCCCCGGCTCGGCGCGCGACGGCGCGAGCCGCCTCACCCTCTGCGTCTCGACGCAGGTCGGGTGCCGGATGGGGTGCCGCTACTGCGCCACCGGGGCGATGGGCTTCGTGCGCGATCTCTCGCCTTTGGAGATCGCGGGGCAGGCGGCGCTCGCGGAGCGGCTGTTCCGCAGGCCGGACAACCTCGTTTTCATGGGCATGGGAGAGCCGCTCGACAACCTGGAGGCGTGGCACGAGGCCGTGCGGCGGCTCATCGACTCGCGCCGCGTGGGGGATCGCCCGCCGCTCGCCTACTCGACGCACCAGATGACCGTGAGCACGTGCGGCCACGTCGCAGGCCTCGAGCAGCTCGCGCGGCGCGGCGCGTACCGCATGGGGGTCGCGGTGTCGGTGAACGCGCCCAACGACGCGATCCGCTCGCGCCTGATGCCCGTCAACCGGCGCTGGCCGATGGCCGAGCTGCGCGCGGCGCTCCTCGCGTTCCCGCTGCGCAACCGGGTGTTCCTCGCCGAGTACGTGCTGCTGCGCGGGATCAATGACGCGCAGGAACACGCACAGGAGCTCGCCGAGTGGCTCTCGCCGTTCCGCGCGCTCGTGAACGTCATCGCCTACAACCCGGCGCCGCGGGCCGCCTCCCTGGGCCTCGAGCGGCCTCATTGGAGGGCCGCCCGGCGGTTCGCGCGCTGGCTCGTCGAGGCGGGCGCCGCGGCGAGCGTCCGGGAGTCGAAGGGGCGCAGGATCGGCGCGGCGTGCGGTCAGTTGGCTTCCGGGAAGTAG
- the hypE gene encoding hydrogenase expression/formation protein HypE → MANGGRIQLGHGGGGRLSRDLVEGHIAPRFGDGPLRGLPDAARLAIGGASLVFTTDSFVVSPKRFPGGDIGDLAVYGTVNDIAVGGGRPLWLSLALICEEGLPFEELDGVLDSVARAAARCGVGIATGDTKVVARGQCDGLYVNTAGIGEALPGFELGADRLAAGDAVIASGDLGDHGMAVMAARAGMDVGGRLVSDTGPVHGLVLAVADLAPMIRFMRDPTRGGAASTLNEMLGGRADVGILLREREMPFSDGARAVAEVLGVDLLHVASEGRALIVCAPEASAEVLERWRRLPEGSGARVIGSVTRDRGRVVLETSIGGRRLVDVPQGELLPRIC, encoded by the coding sequence GTGGCGAACGGAGGCAGAATTCAGCTCGGGCACGGCGGCGGCGGGCGCCTGTCCCGCGATCTCGTCGAGGGGCACATCGCCCCGCGCTTCGGCGACGGGCCGCTCCGGGGCCTGCCGGACGCGGCGCGGCTCGCGATCGGCGGCGCCTCGCTCGTGTTCACCACGGACAGCTTCGTCGTCTCGCCGAAGCGGTTTCCCGGCGGGGACATCGGCGATCTCGCCGTCTACGGAACGGTGAACGACATCGCGGTGGGCGGCGGCCGCCCCCTCTGGCTCTCGCTCGCGCTGATCTGCGAGGAGGGGCTGCCGTTCGAGGAGCTCGACGGGGTGCTCGACTCGGTCGCCCGCGCGGCGGCTCGCTGCGGCGTCGGGATCGCGACCGGTGACACGAAGGTGGTCGCGCGAGGGCAGTGCGACGGGCTCTACGTCAACACGGCGGGGATCGGCGAGGCGCTGCCCGGGTTCGAGCTCGGGGCCGACCGGCTCGCGGCGGGCGACGCGGTCATCGCGAGCGGCGATCTCGGCGATCACGGGATGGCCGTGATGGCGGCGCGCGCCGGCATGGACGTGGGCGGCCGGCTCGTGAGCGACACCGGGCCGGTGCACGGGCTCGTGCTCGCCGTCGCGGATCTCGCGCCGATGATCCGCTTCATGCGTGATCCGACGCGCGGCGGGGCCGCGTCGACGCTCAACGAGATGCTCGGCGGGCGAGCGGACGTCGGCATCCTGCTTCGCGAGCGCGAAATGCCGTTCTCGGACGGCGCGCGCGCCGTGGCGGAGGTGCTCGGCGTGGATCTCCTCCACGTCGCGTCCGAGGGCCGCGCGTTGATAGTCTGCGCGCCCGAGGCCAGCGCCGAGGTGCTCGAGCGCTGGAGGCGGTTGCCGGAAGGAAGCGGCGCGAGGGTGATAGGCTCGGTGACGCGCGATCGCGGCCGTGTGGTGCTCGAGACATCGATCGGCGGCCGCCGGCTCGTCGACGTGCCGCAGGGCGAGCTCCTGCCGAGGATCTGCTGA
- a CDS encoding HypC/HybG/HupF family hydrogenase formation chaperone, with protein sequence MCVAVPMRIVSISDGGSAVAEVDGTRYQVDLGLVEEVIEGDYVIVHAGYAIEKLDQAEADARLALFAEMARFERDEPGGGLA encoded by the coding sequence ATGTGCGTAGCGGTTCCGATGCGGATCGTCTCGATTTCGGACGGCGGCTCAGCCGTCGCCGAGGTCGACGGGACGCGCTACCAGGTCGATTTGGGTCTCGTCGAGGAAGTGATCGAGGGCGACTACGTCATCGTTCACGCCGGCTACGCCATCGAGAAGCTGGATCAGGCGGAGGCGGACGCGCGGCTCGCCCTGTTCGCCGAGATGGCGCGGTTCGAGCGCGACGAGCCGGGGGGCGGCCTGGCATGA
- a CDS encoding hydrogenase maturation nickel metallochaperone HypA → MHELGMATALIEQVEEVARREGAARIVRIELVVGDLSGIDREALEFVFPFAAERTAAEGATLAIEVVPGRDLLVVAMEVE, encoded by the coding sequence ATGCACGAGCTCGGCATGGCGACCGCGTTGATAGAGCAGGTCGAGGAGGTCGCCAGGCGCGAAGGCGCCGCGCGCATCGTTCGGATCGAGCTCGTCGTCGGCGACCTGAGCGGCATCGATCGCGAAGCGCTCGAGTTCGTGTTCCCGTTCGCCGCGGAGCGGACGGCGGCCGAGGGGGCGACCCTCGCCATAGAGGTCGTGCCGGGCAGGGATCTGCTCGTCGTCGCCATGGAGGTGGAGTGA
- a CDS encoding serine/threonine protein kinase codes for MPIDNPTPIEVTPARRGRARAAKNAPDAMRGRVLSGRYRITQRIARGGMGTVYLARSTEDGSPVAVKVLRDDLLLDLQVRERFMYESRAASRIVHPAVARTYEVGETAEGELFIVMEYVNGPPLRKLIRAGRMSTLRVVLIGAAIAEGLAAAHEKGVIHRDLKPENVLLPRGSQVGSVVKLVDFGIARIVDAPRITTTQHVLGTPQYVSPEQAMGGPIDSRSDVYALGVILYEMIAGLLPFDGDDPQAILRKHVKSRPTPLHELGVAVAPDLERLVMRCLEKSPRSRPDSMEQIIAALAALD; via the coding sequence ATGCCGATCGACAACCCGACCCCGATCGAGGTGACGCCGGCGCGTCGCGGGAGAGCGCGCGCCGCGAAGAACGCGCCGGACGCCATGCGCGGGCGCGTCCTCTCGGGCCGTTACCGCATCACGCAGCGCATCGCGCGCGGCGGCATGGGGACGGTCTACCTCGCGCGGAGCACCGAGGACGGCTCCCCGGTCGCGGTGAAGGTGCTCCGGGATGATCTGCTGCTCGACCTCCAGGTCCGGGAGCGATTCATGTACGAGTCGCGTGCGGCCTCCCGCATCGTGCACCCGGCGGTCGCGCGGACATACGAGGTGGGGGAGACCGCCGAGGGCGAGCTGTTCATCGTCATGGAGTACGTGAACGGCCCGCCGCTCCGCAAGCTCATCCGGGCCGGCCGCATGTCCACGCTGCGCGTCGTGCTGATAGGCGCCGCCATCGCGGAGGGCCTCGCGGCGGCCCACGAGAAGGGCGTCATCCACCGGGATCTGAAGCCGGAGAACGTCCTCCTGCCCCGGGGCTCGCAGGTCGGGAGCGTCGTCAAGCTCGTCGACTTCGGCATCGCGCGCATCGTGGACGCGCCCAGGATCACGACGACCCAGCACGTGCTCGGCACGCCCCAGTACGTCTCCCCGGAGCAGGCGATGGGCGGCCCCATCGACAGCCGCAGCGACGTCTACGCCCTCGGCGTGATCCTGTACGAGATGATCGCCGGCCTGCTGCCGTTCGACGGCGACGATCCCCAGGCGATCCTGCGCAAGCACGTCAAGAGCCGGCCGACGCCGCTGCACGAGCTCGGCGTCGCGGTCGCGCCCGATCTCGAGCGGCTCGTCATGCGGTGCCTCGAGAAGTCGCCGCGGAGCAGGCCGGACTCCATGGAGCAGATCATCGCCGCGCTCGCCGCGCTCGACTGA
- the ndk gene encoding nucleoside-diphosphate kinase — MPERTLCVIKPNAVERRKIGAIVARFEDADMRIAALRMTTLRRDEAERFYAEHAGKPFFARLVAFMTSGPVVAMAIEGEGAVARCREIMGATDPAAAAPGTIRALFGANVTENAVHGSDSPASAAREIAFYFPEAN, encoded by the coding sequence ATGCCCGAGCGTACCCTGTGCGTGATCAAGCCCAACGCGGTCGAGCGCCGGAAGATCGGCGCGATCGTCGCGCGCTTCGAGGACGCCGACATGCGGATCGCGGCGCTGCGGATGACGACTCTGCGCCGCGACGAGGCCGAGCGGTTCTACGCGGAGCACGCGGGCAAGCCGTTCTTCGCGCGGCTCGTGGCGTTCATGACCTCCGGACCGGTCGTCGCCATGGCGATCGAGGGCGAAGGCGCGGTCGCGCGCTGCCGCGAGATCATGGGCGCCACGGATCCTGCCGCCGCCGCGCCGGGCACGATCCGCGCCCTCTTCGGAGCGAACGTCACCGAGAACGCCGTGCACGGATCCGACTCCCCGGCCTCCGCCGCGCGCGAGATCGCCTTCTACTTCCCGGAAGCCAACTGA
- the hypB gene encoding hydrogenase nickel incorporation protein HypB codes for MCRDCGCEDGNARAFFDGKGERADVETRVDAAKDGTIRIHVEISGLGKPAAHVHTHHHEDGTEHVHDHEHDHDRGHSRPAADGATRRRIEIESRVLAGNDREARRNREWLDARGVVAVNLISSPGTGKTLLLERTLEALRGVIGCAVINGDQSTDNDARRLAGKGAPVVQIETRAACHLSAAQIGASLERVVTDGVRLLVIENVGNLVCPAAFDLGEHLKIALLSVTEGEDKPLKYPVLFHDAPACVITKIDLLPHLEFDMARCRAALRGVRPDVALFELSARTGEGMPAWIDYLKRLTHRPHGA; via the coding sequence ATGTGCCGCGATTGCGGGTGCGAGGACGGGAACGCGCGGGCGTTCTTCGACGGGAAGGGCGAGCGGGCCGATGTCGAGACCCGGGTCGACGCCGCGAAGGACGGGACGATCCGCATCCACGTGGAGATCTCCGGGCTCGGCAAGCCGGCGGCGCACGTGCACACGCATCACCACGAGGACGGAACGGAGCACGTCCACGATCACGAGCACGATCACGACCGCGGTCATTCACGCCCCGCTGCCGACGGCGCGACCCGCCGGCGCATCGAGATCGAGTCGCGCGTCTTGGCGGGGAACGATCGGGAGGCCCGGCGGAACCGCGAGTGGCTGGACGCGCGGGGCGTCGTCGCGGTGAACCTCATCTCCTCGCCCGGCACGGGAAAGACCCTCCTGCTCGAACGCACGCTGGAGGCGCTGCGCGGCGTGATCGGGTGCGCGGTCATCAACGGCGATCAGAGCACCGACAACGACGCCCGGCGGCTCGCCGGGAAGGGCGCTCCGGTCGTGCAGATCGAGACGCGCGCGGCGTGCCACCTCAGCGCGGCGCAGATCGGCGCGAGTCTCGAGCGCGTCGTGACCGACGGGGTGCGCCTGCTCGTCATCGAGAACGTCGGAAACCTCGTGTGTCCGGCGGCGTTCGATCTCGGCGAGCACCTCAAGATCGCGCTCCTGTCCGTGACGGAGGGCGAGGACAAGCCGCTCAAGTACCCCGTGCTGTTCCACGACGCGCCGGCGTGCGTGATCACGAAGATCGATCTCCTGCCGCACCTCGAGTTCGACATGGCGCGCTGCCGCGCGGCTTTGCGCGGCGTCCGGCCGGACGTCGCCCTGTTCGAGCTCAGCGCGCGGACGGGGGAGGGGATGCCGGCCTGGATCGACTACCTGAAGCGGTTGACCCATCGGCCGCACGGGGCATAG
- the hypF gene encoding carbamoyltransferase HypF — MSRVTIRLTLDLRGVVQGVGFRPTLARIAAADGLAGYVQNRSGTVRLVVEGARAEIERFVARLPERLPRQARLDELVEISRAVVPPGEELRGFEIAESAASGAMRISIPADLAMCEDCAREVLDPGTRFFGYPFTTCTSCGPRYTVVEGMPYDRERTALKAFPLCPTCRAEYGDPANRRYHAESIACPICGPRLRLLDADGAVLDAPDPLRVAREAIRDGRIVAVRGLGGFLLAVNPFDRAALGRLRDLKRRPHKPFAVMARDLRAAARYCRVPEAMARLLESPIAPIAILDADPGACASAGLPLDLLAPGTATLGVMLPTSPLHLLLAEPLPGDPVARFELLVMTSGNRRGEPICVTNAEAVERLSGIADLYLCHDREIALRNDDSLCAEISGEPRVLRRARGYAPTPIRLEAPLARTVLAMGAELKNAIALGFADEVVLSPHVGDLETPEALDGLLEVVRVFPAYFAREPEVVAVDLHPDMRATRVGIELAARLGAPVVAVQHHHAHAAACMAEHGVKEALALVFDGTGLGTDGAIWGGELLHVTPAGFTRKGTFAGVPLPGGDAAVRRPARQAIARLIACGARLDGSLLERLGVSGVELEALRYQCRTGSGAPSTHAVGRAFDAFAALVGVAPAAVTYEGQAAVWLEAAARDFESGGGAAPELPFDFLVDPETAIIDLGPLFAEVAELALPRARAGELAAGFHRAITGAAVALARRGAAETGVSTVALSGGVMLNRIVVDRIVAGLRREGYMTLLHRAVPPGDGGIALGQAVVAGGGFGCA; from the coding sequence ATGTCTCGAGTCACCATCCGCCTCACCCTGGATCTGCGCGGCGTGGTCCAGGGCGTCGGTTTCCGGCCGACACTCGCGCGGATCGCGGCCGCGGACGGCCTCGCGGGGTATGTCCAGAACCGCTCCGGGACGGTGCGCCTCGTCGTCGAGGGGGCGCGCGCCGAGATCGAAAGGTTCGTCGCTCGGCTGCCCGAGCGGCTGCCCAGACAGGCGAGGCTCGACGAGCTGGTGGAGATCTCGCGCGCCGTCGTCCCGCCCGGGGAGGAGCTTCGCGGCTTCGAGATCGCCGAGAGCGCGGCGTCGGGCGCGATGCGGATCTCCATCCCGGCGGATCTCGCGATGTGCGAGGACTGCGCGCGCGAGGTGCTCGATCCCGGCACCCGCTTCTTCGGCTACCCGTTCACCACCTGCACGAGCTGCGGCCCGCGCTACACCGTGGTCGAGGGGATGCCGTACGACCGCGAGCGGACCGCGCTCAAGGCGTTCCCCCTGTGCCCGACCTGCCGCGCCGAGTACGGGGATCCGGCGAACCGGCGGTACCACGCCGAGAGCATCGCGTGCCCGATCTGCGGGCCGAGGCTCCGGCTCCTCGACGCGGACGGCGCTGTCTTGGACGCGCCCGATCCGCTGCGGGTAGCGCGCGAGGCGATCCGGGACGGGCGGATCGTCGCGGTGCGCGGGCTGGGCGGCTTCCTGCTCGCGGTGAACCCCTTCGACCGGGCGGCGCTCGGGCGGCTGCGCGACCTCAAGCGGCGGCCGCACAAGCCTTTCGCCGTGATGGCGCGGGATCTGCGCGCCGCGGCCCGCTACTGCCGCGTCCCGGAGGCCATGGCGCGCCTCCTCGAGAGCCCGATCGCGCCTATCGCGATCCTCGACGCGGATCCCGGCGCGTGCGCCTCGGCCGGGCTCCCGCTCGACCTGCTCGCGCCCGGCACGGCGACGCTGGGCGTGATGCTGCCGACATCGCCGCTCCACCTGCTGCTCGCCGAACCGCTGCCGGGCGATCCCGTCGCACGGTTCGAGCTGCTCGTGATGACGAGCGGCAACCGGCGCGGCGAGCCGATCTGCGTCACGAACGCCGAGGCGGTCGAGCGCCTCTCGGGGATCGCGGATCTCTACCTGTGCCACGACCGGGAGATCGCGCTGCGCAACGACGACTCCCTGTGCGCCGAGATCTCGGGCGAGCCGAGGGTGCTCCGCAGGGCGCGCGGCTACGCGCCGACGCCGATTCGGCTCGAGGCGCCGCTCGCGCGGACCGTCCTCGCCATGGGCGCCGAGCTGAAGAACGCGATCGCGCTCGGCTTCGCGGACGAGGTCGTCCTCTCGCCGCACGTCGGCGATCTCGAGACGCCCGAGGCGCTCGACGGGCTCCTCGAGGTCGTGCGCGTCTTCCCGGCGTACTTCGCCCGCGAGCCCGAGGTCGTCGCGGTCGATCTCCACCCGGACATGCGCGCGACCCGCGTCGGGATCGAGCTCGCCGCGCGGCTCGGCGCGCCGGTCGTCGCGGTGCAGCACCACCACGCGCACGCGGCGGCGTGCATGGCCGAGCACGGCGTGAAGGAGGCGCTGGCGCTCGTCTTCGACGGCACCGGCCTCGGGACCGACGGCGCGATCTGGGGCGGGGAGCTGCTGCACGTCACGCCGGCGGGGTTCACGCGCAAGGGGACGTTCGCGGGAGTGCCGCTCCCGGGCGGCGATGCGGCGGTGCGCCGGCCCGCGCGGCAGGCGATCGCCCGCCTCATCGCTTGCGGCGCGCGGCTCGACGGATCGCTCCTCGAGCGGCTCGGCGTCTCCGGAGTGGAGCTCGAGGCCCTGCGGTACCAGTGCCGGACGGGCTCCGGCGCGCCTTCCACCCACGCCGTCGGCCGCGCCTTCGACGCGTTCGCCGCGCTCGTCGGAGTCGCCCCGGCGGCCGTCACCTACGAGGGACAGGCCGCGGTATGGCTCGAGGCCGCGGCGCGCGATTTCGAGAGCGGCGGCGGCGCCGCGCCCGAGCTCCCGTTCGACTTCCTCGTCGACCCTGAAACGGCGATAATCGACCTCGGGCCATTGTTCGCGGAGGTCGCCGAGTTGGCGCTGCCGAGGGCGCGTGCGGGCGAGCTCGCCGCGGGGTTCCACAGGGCGATCACCGGGGCGGCGGTCGCGCTCGCGAGGCGCGGCGCGGCGGAGACCGGGGTTTCGACCGTCGCGCTCTCGGGCGGGGTGATGCTGAACCGGATCGTGGTCGACAGGATCGTGGCGGGGTTGCGCCGCGAGGGGTATATGACACTCCTGCACCGCGCGGTGCCGCCGGGAGACGGCGGGATCGCGCTCGGGCAGGCGGTTGTTGCCGGGGGGGGCTTCGGATGTGCGTAG
- the hypD gene encoding hydrogenase formation protein HypD: MKYLDGYRDPDAARYIAKRIRDAAERLARVGRTVRLMEICGTHTMAIARHGIRDVLPENVVLCSGPGCPVCVTDAGYVDAAIELAGRGVTIASFGDMLRVPGTERSLSEARAEGARVVVCYSPAEALALARRDGAAEVVFLAVGFETTVAPLAALLGTARAGGASRFSMLTAFKTVPPALVALAEDPEVAVDAFLCPAHVSAVIGARAYAPFAERYGIPCTIAGFEPLDILLGIQDLLEQLADGEARVVNQYRRVVKDEGNAKARRAIAEALEPADAVWRGIGVIPGSGLAIREELAAFDAARVYGVTTAGRGPDPGCQCGDVLKGKILPDGCAMFGGACTPDHPVGPCMVSGEGSCAAYYKYSR; this comes from the coding sequence ATGAAGTACCTGGACGGATACCGCGATCCGGACGCCGCGCGCTACATCGCGAAGCGGATTCGGGATGCGGCGGAGAGGCTCGCGCGGGTCGGGCGAACGGTGCGCCTGATGGAGATCTGCGGCACCCACACGATGGCGATCGCCCGGCACGGCATCCGCGACGTCCTGCCGGAGAACGTGGTTCTCTGCAGCGGCCCGGGCTGCCCGGTCTGCGTGACGGACGCAGGGTACGTCGACGCGGCGATCGAGCTCGCGGGGCGCGGGGTCACGATCGCCTCCTTCGGTGACATGCTGCGGGTCCCCGGCACCGAGCGCAGCCTCTCCGAGGCCCGCGCCGAGGGCGCCCGCGTCGTGGTGTGCTACTCCCCCGCCGAGGCGTTGGCGCTCGCCCGGAGAGACGGCGCGGCCGAGGTCGTGTTCCTCGCGGTCGGCTTCGAGACGACCGTCGCGCCGCTCGCCGCGCTCCTCGGGACGGCCCGCGCGGGAGGGGCGTCGCGGTTTTCGATGCTCACGGCGTTCAAGACCGTGCCCCCCGCGCTCGTCGCGCTGGCCGAGGACCCGGAGGTCGCCGTCGACGCGTTCCTGTGCCCGGCGCACGTGAGCGCGGTGATCGGCGCCCGGGCGTACGCCCCATTCGCGGAGCGCTACGGGATCCCGTGCACCATCGCGGGCTTCGAGCCGCTCGACATCCTCCTCGGGATCCAGGACCTGCTCGAGCAGCTCGCGGACGGCGAGGCGCGGGTCGTGAACCAGTACCGGCGCGTGGTGAAGGACGAGGGGAACGCGAAGGCGCGGCGGGCCATCGCCGAGGCGCTCGAGCCGGCAGACGCCGTGTGGCGCGGGATAGGCGTGATCCCCGGGAGCGGCCTCGCGATCCGGGAGGAGCTCGCGGCGTTCGACGCGGCGCGCGTGTACGGCGTGACGACCGCGGGCCGAGGGCCCGATCCCGGATGCCAGTGCGGCGACGTCCTCAAGGGGAAGATCCTCCCGGACGGCTGCGCGATGTTCGGCGGCGCGTGCACGCCCGACCACCCGGTGGGGCCGTGCATGGTGAGCGGCGAGGGGAGCTGCGCCGCATATTACAAGTACTCGAGGTGA